In the Pseudomonas orientalis genome, one interval contains:
- a CDS encoding BON domain-containing protein, whose amino-acid sequence MKKFALATATALTLAMGANVAFAQTSQAPMTLAAGEATQAKESVSDTWITTKVKADLLTEKGIPGSDIKVETNKGVVSLSSDVAISDSQKATAVAITKKIKGVNAVSADGLLAGGATKADGIDKTKGAAHNAGEATSDTWITTKVKADLVTEKGIPGTDIKVETNKGVVSLSSPTAVTAAQKETAVAIAKKIKGVKAVSADGLKAE is encoded by the coding sequence ATGAAGAAGTTCGCTCTCGCTACTGCTACCGCTCTGACTCTGGCCATGGGTGCTAACGTAGCCTTTGCTCAGACTTCCCAGGCCCCTATGACTTTGGCGGCCGGCGAAGCCACCCAGGCTAAGGAAAGCGTTTCGGATACTTGGATCACCACCAAAGTCAAAGCTGACCTGCTGACTGAAAAAGGCATTCCAGGTTCGGACATCAAGGTTGAAACCAACAAAGGTGTGGTTTCCCTGTCCTCCGATGTAGCTATCTCGGATTCGCAGAAAGCGACCGCCGTAGCCATCACCAAGAAAATCAAAGGTGTGAATGCTGTTTCTGCTGACGGCCTGCTGGCTGGCGGCGCTACCAAGGCTGACGGCATCGACAAGACCAAAGGTGCTGCCCACAACGCTGGCGAGGCGACCAGCGATACCTGGATCACCACCAAAGTAAAAGCTGATCTGGTGACCGAGAAAGGTATTCCTGGTACCGACATCAAAGTTGAAACCAACAAAGGCGTCGTGTCCCTGTCGTCCCCAACGGCTGTGACTGCTGCGCAGAAAGAAACGGCTGTAGCGATCGCCAAGAAAATCAAAGGCGTTAAAGCTGTATCGGCCGATGGCCTGAAAGCAGAGTAA
- the pnp gene encoding polyribonucleotide nucleotidyltransferase, with translation MNPVIKKFQFGQSTVTLETGRIARQASGAVLVTVDDDVTVLVTVVGAKTADPSKGFFPLSVHYQEKTYAAGKIPGGFFKREGRPSEKETLTSRLIDRPIRPLFPEGFMNEVQVVCTVVSTSKKTDPDIAAMIGTSAALAISGIPFDGPIGAARVAFHESTGYLLNPTYEQQKASSLDMVVAGTSEAVLMVESEAKELTEDQMLGAVLFAHDEFQVVINAVKELAAEAAKPTWAWAPQPEATALLGAIRAEFGDAISQAYAITVKADRYARLGELKDQVVAKLSGEEGQPSSSEVKAAFGEIEYRTVRENIVNGKPRIDGRDTRTVRPLNIEVGVLPKTHGSALFTRGETQALVVATLGTARDAQLLDTLEGEKKDPFMLHYNFPPFSVGECGRMGGAGRREIGHGRLARRSIAAMLPAADVFPYTIRVVSEITESNGSSSMASVCGASLALMDAGVPMKAPVAGIAMGLVKEGEKFAILTDILGDEDHLGDMDFKVAGTAKGVTALQMDIKIKGITEEIMEIALGQALEARLNILGQMNQIIGQSRTELSENAPTMIAMKIDTDKIRDVIGKGGATIRAICEETKASIDIEDDGSIKIFGETKEAAEAARQRVLGITAEAEIGKIYVGKVERIVDFGAFVNILPGKDGLVHISMLSDARVEKVTDILKEGQEVEVLVLDVDNRGRIKLSIKDVAAAKASGV, from the coding sequence GTGAACCCGGTTATCAAAAAATTCCAGTTCGGTCAGTCGACCGTTACCCTCGAGACAGGCCGTATCGCCCGTCAAGCCTCCGGCGCAGTGCTGGTTACCGTTGACGACGACGTTACCGTACTGGTGACCGTGGTTGGCGCCAAGACCGCTGACCCGAGCAAAGGCTTTTTCCCTCTGTCCGTTCACTACCAGGAAAAGACTTACGCTGCCGGTAAGATCCCTGGCGGTTTCTTCAAGCGCGAAGGCCGTCCTTCCGAGAAAGAAACCCTGACTTCCCGACTGATCGACCGTCCGATCCGTCCGCTGTTCCCAGAAGGCTTCATGAACGAAGTGCAGGTTGTCTGCACCGTCGTTTCCACCAGCAAAAAGACCGATCCGGACATCGCTGCGATGATCGGTACCTCGGCTGCCCTGGCCATCTCCGGCATTCCTTTCGATGGCCCGATCGGCGCCGCCCGCGTTGCCTTCCATGAAAGCACCGGCTACCTGCTGAACCCGACTTACGAGCAACAGAAAGCCTCGAGCCTGGACATGGTCGTTGCCGGTACCTCGGAAGCCGTGTTGATGGTTGAATCGGAAGCCAAAGAGCTGACCGAAGACCAGATGCTGGGCGCGGTACTGTTTGCTCACGACGAGTTCCAGGTGGTGATCAACGCCGTCAAGGAACTGGCCGCTGAAGCTGCCAAGCCAACCTGGGCCTGGGCTCCTCAGCCAGAAGCCACCGCACTGCTGGGTGCTATCCGTGCCGAGTTCGGCGATGCGATCTCCCAGGCCTATGCCATCACCGTCAAGGCCGACCGTTACGCGCGCCTGGGCGAGCTGAAGGACCAGGTTGTCGCCAAGCTGTCCGGCGAAGAAGGCCAGCCTTCTTCCAGCGAAGTCAAAGCGGCTTTCGGTGAAATCGAATACCGCACCGTTCGCGAAAACATCGTTAACGGCAAGCCACGGATCGACGGCCGCGACACACGCACCGTACGTCCGCTGAATATCGAAGTCGGTGTTCTGCCGAAGACTCACGGTTCGGCGCTGTTCACCCGTGGTGAAACCCAGGCCCTGGTCGTCGCAACTCTGGGCACCGCCCGTGACGCGCAGCTGCTGGACACCCTGGAAGGCGAGAAAAAAGACCCCTTCATGCTGCACTACAACTTCCCTCCGTTCTCGGTGGGCGAGTGTGGTCGCATGGGTGGTGCTGGCCGTCGTGAAATCGGTCACGGCCGTCTGGCCCGTCGTTCGATCGCCGCGATGCTGCCGGCTGCCGACGTCTTCCCGTACACCATCCGTGTTGTGTCGGAAATCACCGAATCCAACGGTTCCAGCTCCATGGCTTCCGTTTGCGGTGCTTCCCTGGCACTGATGGACGCGGGTGTGCCGATGAAGGCACCGGTTGCTGGTATCGCCATGGGCCTGGTTAAAGAAGGCGAGAAATTCGCCATCCTGACCGACATCCTGGGTGACGAAGACCACCTGGGCGACATGGACTTCAAGGTAGCCGGTACCGCCAAAGGCGTAACCGCGCTGCAGATGGACATCAAGATCAAGGGCATCACCGAGGAGATCATGGAAATCGCCCTGGGCCAAGCCCTGGAAGCGCGCCTGAATATCCTCGGCCAGATGAACCAGATCATTGGTCAGTCGCGTACAGAGCTGTCGGAAAATGCTCCGACCATGATCGCGATGAAAATCGACACCGACAAAATCCGTGATGTCATCGGTAAAGGCGGCGCGACCATCCGTGCGATCTGTGAAGAAACCAAGGCGTCGATCGATATCGAAGACGACGGTTCGATCAAGATCTTCGGCGAAACCAAGGAAGCGGCTGAAGCGGCACGCCAGCGCGTCCTGGGTATCACCGCTGAAGCCGAGATCGGCAAGATCTACGTGGGTAAGGTTGAGCGCATCGTCGACTTCGGCGCATTCGTCAACATCCTGCCGGGCAAGGACGGCCTGGTTCACATCTCCATGCTGAGCGACGCTCGCGTTGAGAAAGTGACTGACATTCTGAAAGAAGGCCAGGAAGTGGAAGTGCTGGTACTGGACGTGGACAACCGCGGCCGTATCAAACTGTCCATCAAGGACGTAGCAGCAGCCAAGGCTTCGGGCGTTTAA
- the rpsO gene encoding 30S ribosomal protein S15, with protein sequence MALDVQEKAQIVADYQQAVGDTGSPEVQVALLTHNINKLQGHFKANGKDHHSRRGLIRMVNQRRKLLDYLKGKDLGRYQALIGRLGLRR encoded by the coding sequence ATGGCTCTCGACGTTCAAGAAAAAGCACAAATCGTAGCTGACTATCAGCAAGCTGTTGGTGACACTGGTTCGCCAGAAGTGCAAGTTGCACTGCTGACCCACAACATCAACAAACTGCAAGGTCACTTCAAGGCCAACGGTAAAGATCACCACTCCCGTCGTGGTCTGATCCGCATGGTAAACCAGCGCCGTAAGCTGCTGGACTACCTGAAAGGCAAGGATCTGGGTCGTTATCAGGCTCTGATCGGTCGCCTGGGTCTGCGTCGCTAA